In a single window of the Thiohalophilus sp. genome:
- a CDS encoding ribose-phosphate diphosphokinase: MTLVLGFPDEGAPAQRLAAALQLDYATIELHRFPDGESRLTLPPALPPSVLLYRSLDHPDAKLVELLLTTRTARQLGAERIILVCPYLCYMRQDMAFHPGEAVSQQIIGRFLAELVDGVITVDAHLHRIAHLNEAIPLPQARNLSGAPRLGQFLLEQTRDALLLGPDEESRQWVEQVASEGDFEYGVADKVRHGDRQVEIRLPDLDYRQRHVVLVDDMISSGHTLAETAGQLYRAGAGKVDALCTHALYDLEAARMLKQAGIETIWSCDSVQHPSNAVQLAPLLAESFTEILN; the protein is encoded by the coding sequence ATGACACTCGTCCTCGGTTTTCCCGACGAAGGGGCACCGGCGCAACGGCTGGCGGCGGCGTTGCAGCTCGATTATGCCACCATCGAGCTGCACCGTTTTCCCGATGGCGAAAGCCGCCTCACCCTGCCGCCGGCCCTGCCGCCGAGCGTGCTGCTGTATCGCAGTCTGGATCATCCCGATGCCAAACTCGTCGAGCTGCTACTGACAACCCGAACCGCCCGTCAGCTGGGCGCCGAACGGATTATCCTGGTCTGCCCCTATCTGTGTTACATGCGCCAGGACATGGCCTTTCATCCCGGCGAGGCCGTCAGTCAGCAAATCATCGGTCGTTTCCTGGCCGAGCTGGTGGACGGGGTGATCACCGTTGATGCCCATTTGCATCGCATTGCTCACCTGAATGAAGCGATACCCCTGCCCCAGGCCCGGAATCTCAGTGGTGCGCCACGGCTGGGGCAGTTTTTGTTGGAACAGACCCGTGACGCCCTGCTGCTCGGTCCGGACGAAGAGTCCCGCCAGTGGGTGGAACAGGTGGCCAGCGAAGGCGATTTTGAGTATGGCGTCGCCGACAAGGTGCGCCACGGCGATCGTCAGGTGGAGATTCGCCTGCCCGATCTGGATTACCGGCAGCGGCATGTGGTGCTGGTGGATGACATGATCAGCAGCGGCCACACCCTGGCGGAAACCGCCGGCCAGCTGTACCGCGCCGGGGCCGGCAAGGTCGACGCCCTGTGCACCCATGCCCTGTATGACCTTGAGGCAGCCCGGATGTTAAAACAGGCCGGGATTGAGACCATCTGGAGCTGCGACAGCGTCCAGCATCCGAGTAATGCGGTACAACTGGCTCCGCTACTGGCCGAGAGCTTCACGGAGATACTCAACTAG
- a CDS encoding thymidine phosphorylase family protein — MTQSPSPDDNDDKARLKLRRVAIDTYHENVAYLHRNCELYRAEGFQALSKIVIQANGRRIHAVLNVVDDEAIVGTEELGLAEQAFAQLDMQPGEPAWVIHAEPVESMDAVRRKIRGERLLREDYQDIASDIAASRYSKMEMAAFLVACTQSGLDREETLYLTRAMADTGEHMHWDAPLVTDKHCIGGLPGNRTTMLIVPIVAAHGLLMPKTSSRAITSPAGTADTMSVLARVDLSPRSMHQVVNKTRACLAWGGRAHLAPADDILISVERPLGIDSEAQMVASILSKKLAAGATHLLIDIPVGPTAKVRHMSQALRLRKLFEYIGDRIGIHLEVVISDGSQPIGCGIGPMLEARDVMQVLEGDSDAPSDLRQKSLRLAGRILEFDPDVRGGQGYGIARDILEDGRALRKMQEIIVAQGKIDYAFIAGPLNIEIKAEKDGVVTDIDNFRLAKIASLAGAPMERAAGVDLLKKLGDPVTRGEPLYRIHAAFSADFNFARHLAEQDSGYRIGHPDEISHTYMEI; from the coding sequence ATGACACAATCCCCTTCCCCGGACGACAACGACGACAAGGCCCGGCTCAAACTGCGTCGCGTGGCCATCGACACCTATCACGAAAACGTCGCCTACCTGCACCGCAATTGCGAACTCTACCGCGCCGAGGGCTTTCAGGCCCTGAGCAAGATCGTCATCCAGGCCAATGGCCGGCGCATCCACGCCGTGCTGAACGTGGTGGATGACGAGGCCATCGTCGGCACCGAGGAACTCGGCCTGGCCGAACAGGCCTTCGCCCAGCTGGACATGCAGCCGGGGGAGCCGGCCTGGGTGATCCATGCCGAGCCGGTCGAATCGATGGATGCGGTCCGTCGCAAGATTCGCGGTGAGCGGCTGTTGCGCGAGGATTACCAGGACATCGCCAGTGACATCGCCGCCAGCCGCTATTCCAAGATGGAAATGGCCGCGTTTCTGGTGGCCTGCACCCAGTCGGGGCTGGATCGCGAGGAGACGCTCTATCTGACCCGCGCCATGGCCGACACCGGCGAACATATGCACTGGGACGCTCCGCTGGTCACCGACAAACACTGCATCGGCGGCCTGCCCGGGAACCGCACCACCATGCTGATCGTCCCGATCGTCGCCGCCCACGGCCTGCTGATGCCAAAAACGTCCAGCCGCGCCATCACCTCGCCGGCCGGCACCGCCGACACCATGTCGGTGCTGGCCAGGGTCGATCTCAGTCCGCGCAGCATGCACCAGGTGGTCAACAAAACCCGCGCCTGCCTGGCCTGGGGCGGCCGCGCGCATCTGGCCCCGGCCGACGACATCCTGATCTCGGTGGAACGGCCGCTGGGCATCGACTCCGAGGCGCAGATGGTCGCCTCCATCCTGTCCAAGAAACTGGCCGCCGGCGCCACGCATTTATTGATCGATATCCCGGTGGGCCCCACCGCCAAGGTGCGTCACATGAGTCAGGCGCTGCGCCTGCGCAAACTGTTCGAATACATCGGCGATCGCATCGGTATTCATCTGGAGGTGGTGATCAGCGACGGCAGCCAGCCCATCGGCTGCGGCATCGGCCCCATGCTCGAAGCCCGCGATGTCATGCAGGTGCTCGAAGGCGATTCGGATGCCCCCAGCGACCTGCGCCAGAAATCGCTGCGCCTGGCGGGCCGGATACTGGAATTCGACCCGGACGTGCGCGGCGGCCAGGGCTACGGCATCGCCCGTGACATCCTCGAGGACGGCCGTGCCCTGCGCAAGATGCAGGAAATCATCGTCGCCCAGGGCAAGATCGACTACGCCTTTATTGCCGGCCCCCTGAATATCGAGATCAAAGCCGAGAAAGACGGTGTGGTCACCGACATCGACAATTTCCGACTGGCCAAAATCGCCAGCCTGGCCGGCGCGCCGATGGAGCGGGCCGCCGGGGTGGATCTGCTTAAAAAGCTGGGCGATCCAGTGACCCGGGGCGAGCCGCTGTATCGCATCCACGCCGCCTTCAGCGCCGACTTCAATTTCGCCCGCCATCTGGCCGAGCAGGACAGTGGCTACCGGATCGGTCACCCGGATGAGATCAGCCACACATACATGGAAATCTGA
- a CDS encoding ABC transporter ATP-binding protein: MSNALTIRGLTKTYRGGVQALKGVDLDVREGDFFALLGPNGAGKSTIIGIVCSLINKTAGTVEVFGHDIDRELEAAKSCIGLVPQEFNFNQFEPVVEIVVNQAGYYGIERKLAYERAEIYLRQLELWDKRHTMARELSGGMKRRLMIARALVHEPKLLILDEPTAGVDIEIRRSMWQFLSKINAQGTTIILTTHYLEEAEQLCRHIAITNHGEAVEHTEMKALLMKLQVETFVLDLRETIDTVPQAEGYNLSMLDKSTLSVDISKVQSLNQLFEALSRQGLHVLSMRNKTNRLEELFVRMVEEDNA, from the coding sequence ATGTCCAACGCGCTGACCATCAGAGGTTTGACCAAGACCTATCGCGGCGGGGTGCAGGCCCTCAAGGGGGTCGATCTGGATGTGCGCGAGGGGGATTTTTTTGCACTGCTCGGGCCGAACGGGGCGGGCAAGTCGACCATCATCGGAATTGTCTGTTCGTTGATCAACAAGACGGCGGGTACGGTGGAGGTATTCGGCCACGATATCGATCGCGAACTGGAAGCGGCCAAAAGCTGTATCGGACTGGTGCCGCAGGAATTCAACTTCAACCAGTTTGAACCGGTGGTGGAGATCGTGGTTAACCAGGCGGGTTATTACGGTATCGAGCGCAAGCTGGCCTACGAGCGGGCGGAAATCTATCTGCGCCAGCTGGAGCTGTGGGACAAACGGCATACCATGGCGCGCGAGCTCTCGGGCGGGATGAAGCGCCGGCTGATGATCGCCCGCGCACTGGTGCATGAACCAAAGCTTTTGATACTCGATGAACCGACCGCCGGGGTGGATATCGAGATCCGCCGTTCCATGTGGCAGTTCCTCAGCAAGATCAACGCCCAGGGCACCACGATTATTTTAACCACCCATTACCTGGAAGAAGCCGAACAGCTGTGCCGGCATATCGCCATCACCAATCATGGTGAAGCAGTCGAGCATACCGAGATGAAAGCGCTGCTGATGAAACTGCAAGTGGAAACTTTTGTGCTGGATCTGCGCGAGACCATCGATACGGTGCCGCAGGCGGAAGGTTATAATCTGTCTATGCTCGACAAGAGCACACTTAGTGTCGATATCAGCAAGGTGCAGAGTCTCAATCAGCTGTTCGAAGCATTGAGCCGCCAGGGGCTGCACGTGCTGAGCATGCGTAACAAGACCAATCGCCTGGAAGAGTTATTCGTGCGCATGGTCGAGGAGGACAACGCGTGA
- a CDS encoding DUF1614 domain-containing protein, translating to MRSPGNYLLLFFVALVVILFIQIQIFSLVLSKLGLSPHSAALLLITTLLGSAVNLPLARVKAEKPPEPPPQPPAYWPFKLPPFTGYTVIAINVGGAMVPILFSLYLFLSQPLPLPSVLLAIGIVSAISYGFSRPVAGLGIGMPIFIAPLTAAVVALLLAPEHSPPLAYICGTLGVLIGADLLRLKDIPKLGAPLASIGGAGTFDGIFFTGIIAVLLA from the coding sequence ATGCGTTCCCCCGGCAATTATCTGCTGCTGTTTTTTGTCGCCCTGGTGGTGATCCTGTTCATCCAGATCCAGATCTTCTCGCTGGTATTGAGCAAGCTCGGGCTGTCCCCCCACTCGGCCGCGTTGTTATTGATCACCACCCTGCTGGGCAGCGCGGTCAATTTGCCACTGGCCAGGGTCAAAGCCGAGAAGCCGCCCGAACCGCCACCGCAACCGCCGGCTTACTGGCCGTTCAAACTGCCGCCGTTCACCGGTTATACCGTCATCGCCATCAACGTGGGCGGGGCCATGGTGCCGATCCTGTTCTCCCTCTATCTGTTTCTCAGCCAGCCGCTGCCGCTGCCAAGCGTCCTGCTGGCCATTGGTATCGTCAGCGCCATCAGTTACGGCTTCAGCCGGCCCGTTGCCGGGCTGGGCATCGGCATGCCGATCTTCATCGCGCCCCTGACCGCCGCCGTGGTTGCCCTGCTGCTCGCGCCGGAACACAGCCCGCCACTGGCCTATATCTGCGGCACCCTGGGCGTGCTGATCGGCGCCGATCTGTTGCGACTCAAGGACATCCCCAAACTCGGCGCGCCCCTCGCCTCCATCGGCGGCGCGGGGACCTTCGACGGAATATTTTTTACCGGCATCATCGCCGTGCTGCTGGCATAG
- the aspS gene encoding aspartate--tRNA ligase, whose amino-acid sequence MRSHYCGEINESHIDQQVTVCGWVHRRRDHGGVIFIDLRDREGLLQVVYDPDKPDSFMLAEKVRSEYVLRVTGRVRRRPEGTENANMPTGQIELLGLELEILNHSETPPFQLDDEDVSEEHRLRYRYVDLRRPEMLQRMKLRSKITTEFRNYLNDNGFLEIETPMLTRATPEGARDYLVPSRTHDGAFFALPQSPQLFKQLLMVAGMDRYYQVVRCFRDEDLRADRQPEFTQLDIETSFLDEEAIMQMMEGMLRHVFAHVLEIPLHDPFPRMTWAEAMRRFGSDKPDLRIPLELVDVADVMQSVEFKVFSGPAKDPAGRVVALRVPKGGELTRKEIDDYTDFVGIYGARGLAYIKINDMDKGREGLQSPILKFLPDEAVEAILQRTGAGNGDLIFFGADKASVVNEALGALRVKLGHDKGLLEHGWQPLWVVDFPMFEWDEGTRRWYSLHHPFTSPAEVDLDKLESDPGNCGSRAFDMVLNGTEIGGGSMRIYREEVQRKVFSALGIGQAEAQEKFGFLLDALHYGCPPHGGMAFGLDRLVMLMVGAQSIRDVMAFPKTQSASCLLTQAPSAVSEAQLRELHIKLRNPPGKDKPTG is encoded by the coding sequence ATGCGTAGCCATTACTGCGGCGAGATCAACGAATCTCATATCGATCAACAAGTCACCGTCTGCGGCTGGGTTCACCGGCGTCGCGATCACGGCGGGGTGATTTTTATTGATCTGCGCGACCGCGAAGGGCTGCTGCAGGTGGTCTACGATCCCGACAAGCCCGACTCCTTCATGCTGGCAGAGAAGGTGCGCAGTGAGTATGTGCTGCGGGTTACCGGTCGGGTGCGCCGCCGTCCCGAGGGGACCGAGAACGCCAACATGCCGACCGGGCAGATCGAGCTGCTGGGCCTGGAGCTGGAGATTCTCAATCACTCGGAAACTCCGCCATTCCAGCTCGATGATGAGGATGTCTCCGAGGAGCACCGCCTGCGCTATCGCTATGTCGATCTGCGCCGGCCCGAGATGCTACAGCGCATGAAGCTGCGCTCGAAGATTACCACCGAGTTTCGCAATTATCTGAACGACAACGGCTTTCTCGAGATCGAGACGCCCATGCTGACCCGGGCGACCCCGGAAGGGGCGCGTGATTACCTGGTACCGAGTCGCACCCACGATGGCGCCTTTTTCGCCCTGCCGCAGTCGCCGCAGCTGTTCAAGCAGCTGCTAATGGTTGCCGGCATGGACCGCTATTACCAGGTTGTCCGCTGCTTCCGCGATGAGGATCTGCGCGCCGATCGCCAGCCCGAATTTACCCAGCTGGATATCGAGACCTCGTTCCTCGACGAGGAGGCCATCATGCAGATGATGGAGGGTATGCTGCGCCACGTCTTCGCCCATGTGCTGGAAATCCCGCTGCACGATCCTTTCCCGCGCATGACCTGGGCCGAGGCGATGCGCCGTTTCGGTTCGGACAAGCCCGATCTGCGCATCCCGCTGGAGCTGGTGGATGTGGCGGATGTGATGCAGAGCGTGGAGTTCAAGGTCTTCAGCGGCCCGGCGAAGGATCCGGCCGGCCGGGTGGTCGCCCTGCGGGTGCCCAAAGGCGGCGAGCTGACTCGCAAGGAGATCGACGATTACACCGATTTTGTCGGCATCTACGGCGCGCGCGGCCTGGCCTATATCAAGATCAACGACATGGACAAAGGCCGCGAAGGGCTGCAATCACCGATCCTCAAATTCCTGCCGGATGAGGCCGTCGAGGCCATATTGCAGCGCACCGGTGCCGGGAACGGCGATCTGATCTTCTTCGGCGCCGACAAGGCCAGCGTGGTCAACGAGGCGCTCGGTGCCCTGCGGGTCAAGCTGGGCCACGACAAGGGGCTTCTGGAGCACGGCTGGCAGCCGCTGTGGGTGGTCGATTTTCCCATGTTCGAGTGGGACGAGGGGACCCGGCGCTGGTATTCCCTGCACCACCCGTTTACCTCCCCTGCAGAGGTCGATCTCGACAAGCTCGAATCGGATCCGGGCAACTGCGGCTCGCGGGCCTTCGACATGGTGCTCAACGGCACCGAGATCGGCGGCGGGTCCATGCGTATCTATCGCGAGGAAGTCCAGCGCAAGGTGTTCTCTGCTCTGGGTATCGGGCAGGCCGAGGCGCAGGAGAAATTCGGCTTTTTGCTGGATGCGCTGCATTACGGCTGTCCGCCCCACGGCGGCATGGCCTTTGGTCTGGACCGGCTGGTGATGCTGATGGTCGGTGCCCAGTCGATCCGCGACGTGATGGCCTTCCCCAAGACCCAGAGCGCCAGCTGCCTGCTGACCCAGGCCCCGTCAGCGGTCAGCGAGGCCCAGTTGCGCGAATTGCACATCAAACTGCGCAATCCGCCCGGGAAGGACAAGCCAACCGGTTAA
- a CDS encoding SDR family oxidoreductase: protein MNTNNKSVLITGCSSGIGLCVARGLKQRGYRVFATARRQEDVERLNNEGLESLRLDLDDSDSINVAVDEVLERTGGSLYALFNNGAYGQAGAVEDLRRDVLRRQFETNLFGWHELTCRILPIMRQQGYGRIIQNSSILGLIALPFRGAYNASKYALEGLSDTLRLELRDTDIYVSLIEPGPIESRFRANSFVAYQQNIDRDSSPFRDHYLAMEQRLQKAGPAVPFTLPPEAVLKRAIHALESPRPRPRYYVTFPTYLFGTLKRFLSTRLMDKLLSRV, encoded by the coding sequence ATGAATACGAACAATAAAAGCGTTCTGATTACCGGCTGTTCGTCCGGCATAGGCCTGTGCGTGGCGCGGGGATTAAAACAACGCGGTTACCGGGTGTTTGCCACGGCGCGTCGACAGGAAGACGTCGAGCGTCTCAATAACGAAGGACTGGAGTCACTGCGGCTGGATCTGGATGATTCGGATTCGATTAATGTCGCGGTAGATGAAGTCCTGGAGCGCACCGGCGGCTCGTTGTATGCCCTGTTCAATAACGGCGCTTACGGTCAGGCCGGGGCGGTGGAAGATCTGCGCCGTGATGTTCTGCGTCGACAGTTTGAGACCAATCTGTTTGGCTGGCATGAACTGACCTGCCGGATCCTGCCCATCATGCGCCAACAGGGCTACGGGCGGATTATTCAAAACAGTTCCATCCTGGGACTGATCGCCCTGCCGTTTCGCGGCGCCTATAACGCCAGCAAGTATGCCCTGGAAGGCCTGTCCGACACCCTGCGCCTGGAACTGCGTGATACCGACATTTATGTCTCACTCATCGAACCCGGCCCGATCGAAAGTCGCTTTCGCGCCAACTCCTTCGTTGCCTATCAGCAGAACATCGACCGCGACAGCAGTCCATTCCGGGATCATTACCTGGCCATGGAACAACGCCTGCAAAAAGCAGGGCCCGCGGTGCCCTTCACCCTGCCACCGGAGGCGGTCTTGAAACGCGCCATCCACGCCCTGGAAAGCCCCCGCCCCAGACCGCGCTATTACGTCACCTTCCCCACTTACCTGTTCGGCACCCTCAAGCGTTTTCTATCTACCCGACTCATGGACAAACTGCTCTCAAGAGTTTAG
- a CDS encoding HD-GYP domain-containing protein: MKVKLDVGSLKEGMFVSDLDCGWSQTSFLLEGVLVSGEEELAELNRCCTHVYVDTERSHESVIPELQTLASRPPPAVATPSKFEAEKEAEREEKHFQEALEEARPIHGRTKTYIETLMEDVRLGNSLDTNTARHLVTEITESITHSPNAMAWLSHLKHRDEYTVTHCMNTCILAVTFGRYLGMDKEELELMGLGALLHDIGKMRIPLEILNKPARLTPEEFEIVKTHAPKGHELLVPKGDIPQESLDIVLHHHERVSGKGYPHGLNGDQVNQMTKIVSIVDVYDAITSDRCYHDGMPPYEALKNMYEWISEDFEQELVEQFIKCLGIYPIGSMVQLNMGQTGIVVSASEKSRLRPIVLLVINSKGERYVKPKLINLAHPRWREGKQKLEIRKILHNDECDIDLPAVIQDESLI, encoded by the coding sequence ATGAAGGTTAAACTCGATGTCGGCAGTCTCAAGGAGGGGATGTTTGTTAGCGACCTGGATTGCGGTTGGTCACAAACCTCGTTTTTACTCGAGGGCGTGCTGGTTTCCGGTGAAGAGGAGCTGGCCGAGCTCAATCGTTGTTGCACCCATGTTTATGTCGATACCGAACGTTCCCATGAGTCGGTGATCCCCGAGCTGCAAACACTGGCCAGCCGCCCGCCACCGGCGGTAGCCACACCGTCGAAATTCGAGGCGGAAAAGGAAGCCGAACGCGAGGAGAAACATTTTCAGGAAGCGTTAGAGGAAGCCCGGCCGATCCACGGTCGGACCAAAACCTATATCGAAACCCTGATGGAAGATGTGCGCCTGGGAAACAGCCTGGATACCAACACGGCCCGTCATCTGGTTACTGAAATTACCGAAAGCATTACCCACAGCCCCAATGCCATGGCCTGGCTGTCGCATCTCAAACATCGTGATGAATATACCGTCACCCATTGCATGAACACCTGTATTCTGGCGGTTACCTTTGGCCGTTATCTGGGGATGGATAAGGAAGAGCTGGAATTGATGGGGCTGGGTGCGCTGTTACACGATATCGGCAAAATGCGCATTCCACTGGAGATACTCAACAAGCCTGCTCGACTGACGCCGGAAGAGTTCGAGATCGTCAAGACTCATGCACCAAAAGGTCACGAACTGCTGGTGCCCAAGGGGGATATTCCGCAGGAGTCGCTCGACATCGTCCTGCATCACCATGAACGGGTCAGTGGCAAGGGCTATCCGCACGGATTGAATGGGGATCAGGTTAACCAGATGACCAAGATCGTCTCTATCGTCGATGTGTACGACGCTATTACCAGTGATCGTTGTTACCACGACGGCATGCCGCCCTATGAGGCGCTGAAAAACATGTACGAATGGATCAGCGAAGACTTTGAGCAGGAGCTGGTCGAGCAGTTCATCAAATGCCTGGGCATCTATCCCATTGGCAGCATGGTGCAGCTCAATATGGGCCAGACCGGTATCGTGGTCTCCGCCAGTGAGAAAAGTCGCCTGCGCCCCATTGTGCTGCTGGTTATTAACAGCAAGGGCGAGCGCTACGTCAAACCCAAGCTGATCAACCTGGCTCATCCCCGCTGGCGCGAGGGCAAGCAGAAACTCGAAATCCGTAAAATCCTCCACAACGACGAATGCGACATCGACCTGCCGGCCGTCATCCAGGACGAATCGCTGATCTGA
- a CDS encoding ABC transporter permease → MKLSQQYVAFSTILTKEFLRFIRIWIQTVLPAAITTGLYFIIFGNLIGSQLSDIGGLTYMEYIVPGIILMAIINNSYANVVSSFYGAKFQRHVEEMLISPMPNYLIVLGYAVGGMARGLVVGLAVAAVSLIFAEPQLHHLLVTLYVVLMTSLLFALGGFVNAVYAKSFDDISIIPTFVLTPLTYLGGIFYSIDMLPQFWQNASLINPILYMINAMRYGMLGVSDIEISVALLIITGFVVALYLFCLYLLNKGVGIRT, encoded by the coding sequence GTGAAGTTGTCGCAGCAATATGTCGCCTTCAGCACTATTCTCACCAAGGAGTTTCTGCGCTTTATCCGCATCTGGATCCAGACGGTATTGCCGGCGGCGATTACCACCGGGCTCTATTTTATTATCTTCGGTAACCTGATCGGTTCCCAGTTGTCGGACATCGGCGGTTTGACCTACATGGAATATATCGTCCCCGGGATCATTCTGATGGCGATCATCAACAACTCCTACGCCAACGTGGTCTCCTCGTTCTACGGTGCCAAGTTCCAGCGCCACGTGGAGGAGATGCTGATCTCGCCCATGCCCAATTATCTTATCGTGCTTGGCTATGCCGTCGGTGGCATGGCACGCGGTCTGGTAGTGGGGCTGGCCGTCGCGGCTGTCTCCCTGATCTTCGCCGAGCCGCAACTGCATCACCTTCTGGTGACATTGTATGTGGTGCTGATGACCTCACTGTTGTTCGCGCTGGGCGGTTTCGTCAACGCCGTCTATGCCAAAAGCTTCGATGACATCTCCATCATCCCTACCTTCGTGCTGACGCCGCTGACCTATCTGGGCGGGATTTTCTATTCCATCGACATGCTGCCGCAATTCTGGCAGAACGCGTCACTGATCAACCCGATCCTCTACATGATTAACGCCATGCGCTACGGCATGCTGGGTGTCTCCGATATTGAAATCAGCGTGGCCCTGCTGATCATCACCGGCTTCGTCGTGGCGCTCTACCTGTTCTGCCTCTACCTGCTCAACAAGGGCGTCGGCATCCGGACCTGA
- a CDS encoding zinc ribbon domain-containing protein: protein MPIYEYQCEQCDHVLEAIQKMSDAPLSECPACGKPALKKLISASGFRLKGKGWYETDFKSGNRKNLAGEGGKSSSEGKKTA, encoded by the coding sequence ATGCCGATTTATGAATACCAGTGTGAGCAATGCGATCACGTTCTGGAAGCGATCCAGAAAATGAGTGATGCCCCACTGAGTGAGTGCCCCGCCTGCGGCAAGCCGGCGCTGAAAAAACTGATCTCCGCTTCCGGTTTCCGGCTCAAGGGCAAAGGCTGGTATGAAACCGATTTCAAATCGGGCAATCGCAAGAATCTGGCCGGCGAGGGTGGCAAAAGCAGCAGCGAAGGCAAGAAAACCGCCTGA